A stretch of Lathyrus oleraceus cultivar Zhongwan6 chromosome 6, CAAS_Psat_ZW6_1.0, whole genome shotgun sequence DNA encodes these proteins:
- the LOC127097765 gene encoding sm-like protein LSM8 has product MSAGPGLESLVDQTISVITNDGRNIVGVLKGFDQETNIILDESHERVYSTKEGVQQLVLGLYIIRGDNISVVGELDEDLDSNLDLSKLRAHPLKPVIH; this is encoded by the exons ATGTCGGCTGGACCTGGACTGGAATCCCTCGTAGATC AGACAATATCAGTCATTACAAATGACGGACGCAATATAGTG GGTGTCCTAAAAGGCTTTGACCAGGAAACAAATATAATTCTTGACGAGTCACATGAACGAGTTTATTCTACCAAG GAAGGTGTCCAGCAGCTTGTTCTAGGTTTATACATCATTAGGGGTGACAACAT AAGTGTTGTTGGTGAACTGGATGAGGATCTAGATTCCAATTTAGATTTGTCCAAGCTTAGAGCTCATCCCTTAAAACCTGTCATCCACTGA
- the LOC127094990 gene encoding probable galactinol--sucrose galactosyltransferase 2, whose protein sequence is MSFEKLGLQGSMLFKSVCHCLHGWEKIASLIICESHDFIITDFIIDDGWQQIESKPKDADSVVQEGAQFATRLTGIKENTKFQKNGGGNGLEHVVDQTKQLHNMKYVYVWHALAGYWGGVKPTTIGMEHFNTVVAYPIHSPGVLGNQPDAVMDSLTVHGLGLVHPKKVFDFYNELHAYLASCGVDGVKVDVQNIIETLGSGHGGRVSITRSYHQALEASIARNFCDNGCISCMCHNTDGLYSAKQTAVVRASDDFYPHDPASHTIHVSSVTYNSIFLGEFMQPDWDMFHSLHPAAEYHAAARAISGGPIYVSDKPGRHNFDLLKKLVLPYGSVLRAQLPARPTVDSLFVDPARDGKSLLKIRNLNKCCGVVGVFNCQGAGWCKIEKKNRIHCETPETLTGSVCTSDVDLIAQVAGADWNGDAVVFSYRSGNIALLPKGASMPVTLKVLEYELFHFYPIKEIAQGIWFAPIGLLDMFNTGGAVEQFEIHQKGVAASVSLKVRGSGRFGVYCSQRPVKCVVGDNENEFKYESETGLTTF, encoded by the exons ATGAGCTTTGAGAAGCTGGGATTGCAGGGTAGCATGTTATTTAA AAGTGTATGTCACTGCTTGCATGGGTGGGAAAAAATCGCATCTCTTATTATATGTGAAAGCCATGATTTTATTATCACAGATTTCATCATCGATGATGGTTGGCAACAGATTGAGAGTAAACCAAAAGATGCCGATTCTGTTGTACAAGAAGGAGCACA GTTTGCGACACGGTTGACTGGTATTAAAGAAAACACTAAGTTTCAAAAGAATGGTGGGGGGAATGGCTTGGAGCATGTTGTAGATCAAACAAAGCAACTACACAATATGAA GTATGTATATGTTTGGCATGCTCTAGCTGGTTATTGGGGTGGAGTGAAGCCAACAACAATTGGAATGGAGCACTTCAACACTGTTGTAGCATACCCCATACACTCCCCGGGCGTTCTAGGAAATCAACCAGACGCCGTCATGGACAGCTTGACTGTCCATGGGTTAGGTCTGGTTCATCCGAAAAAGGTCTTTGATTTCTACAATGAGCTCCATGCTTACTTAGCTTCGTGCGGAGTAGATGGAGTGAAAGTTGATGTGCAAAACATTATCGAGACCCTTGGTTCAGGACATGGCGGAAGAGTCTCAATCACACGTAGCTATCATCAAGCTCTCGAGGCTTCTATTGCTCGAAATTTTTGCGACAACGGATGCATTTCTTGCATGTGTCACAATACTGATGGCCTCTATAGTGCCAAGCAGACTGCTGTTGTGAGAGCCTCTGATGACTTTTACCCACATGATCCTGCTTCTCATACCATTCATGTTTCATCGGTTACGTATAACTCAATTTTCCTTGGAGAGTTCATGCAACCTGACTGGGACATGTTTCAT AGTTTACACCCGGCAGCCGAGTATCATGCTGCAGCTCGTGCGATCAGTGGAGGCCCAATTTATGTCAG TGATAAACCAGGAAGGCATAATTTTGATCTTCTAAAGAAATTGGTTCTTCCTTATGGCTCGGTTCTCCGTGCTCAGTTACCCGCCCGACCCACTGTTGACTCTCTCTTTGTTGATCCAGCAAGAGATGGGAAAAG CTTGCTCAAGATACGGAATTTGAACAAATGTTGTGGAGTTGTTGGTGTATTTAATTGTCAAGGTGCCGGGTGGTGCAAGATAGAGAAGAAAAACCGTATTCATTGCGAAACCCCTGAGACACTTACTGGCTCTGTCTGTACCTCTGATGTTGATCTTATTGCTCAAGTAGCTGGTGCTGATTGGAATGGAGATGCTGTTGTCTTTTCTTATAGATCAG GCAACATAGCTCTTTTACCAAAGGGTGCTTCAATGCCAGTGACATTAAAAGTTCTAGAATACGAGCTTTTCCATTTCTATCCAATCAAG GAAATCGCGCAAGGTATTTGGTTTGCACCAATAGGGCTATTGGATATGTTCAACACTGGAGGAGCTGTGGAACAGTTTGAAATCCATCAAAAAGGAGTAGCTGCATCAGTTAGCCTAAAAGTGAGAGGAAGTGGAAGATTTGGGGTTTACTGTTCCCAGAGGCCAGTGAAGTGTGTGGTGGGTGATAATGAAAATGAGTTCAAGTATGAGTCAGAGACTGGGTTGACAACTTTCTAA